A genomic window from Colletotrichum destructivum chromosome 7, complete sequence includes:
- a CDS encoding Putative S-adenosyl-L-methionine-dependent methyltransferase superfamily — protein sequence MLRIATWAGCPRWRLSARLPSALQRSASTRSVRQNSKPSQQMKQAKTYSPRRANPTPSSTPAPALETADIIFKARKIPLLASGVVALGLGIYISLLVSSLYSSPCCQGSESGPDTVPKGRPSNVFTKESARKFDQSLDGSEWLMGVTALRRKLAAEASGHVLEVAIGTGRNLSYYDWSTILQPESPSASSTGLQHAKAAKAVDRSVTVAAAPILSYTGVDISGEMLGVAIDKLAQVVPQLAGVESQAQQQSLTAQSHWGVYSYLSNKLRVFQSDIHVFIPPPPEQISTSSKYDFVCSTFSLCSVRDPKQVIRDLANMVKPDTGRIILVEHGRGWWGFVNGLLDRSAASHFKKYGCWWNRDIAHIIESAAESLPGLEVVKLDRPYITQLGTTLWVELRVSHTS from the exons ATGCTACGCATTGCAACCTGGGCTGGATGCCCTAGATGGAGACTGTCTGCTAGACTTCCCTCGGCTCTGCAAAGATCAGCTTCAACTCGATCGGTGAGACAGAATTCGAAGCCTTCTCAACA AATGAAACAGGCCAAAACTTACTCTCCTCGCCGCGCTAACCCGACCCCGTCTTCAACTCCAGCCCCTGCTCTCGAAACTGCCGATATTATATTCAAGGCCAGGAAGATACCATTGCTTGCATCCGGTGTTGTGGCTTTGGGCCTGGGCATATACATAAGCCTCCTGGTCTCCTCACTCTATTCGTCGCCCTGCTGCCAAGGCTCGGAATCAGGCCCAGATACTGTTCCCAAAGGGCGCCCCAGCAATGTCTTTACCAAGGAGTCGGCTCGGAAATTCGATCAGAGTCTCGATGGCTCTGAGTGGTTGATGGGTGTCACTGCTTTGCGGCGCAAACTGGCTGCAGAGGCTTCGGGACATGTGCTCGAGGTCGCAATCGGCACCGGTCGAAACTTGTCATATTACGACTGGAGCACCATCCTTCAACCCGAATCACCATCTGCATCGTCGACCGGACTCCAACATGCAAAAGCAGCTAAAGCCGTAGACCGCTCTGTTACTGTTGCGGCGGCACCGATTCTCTCGTATACTGGAGTTGACATATCGGGCGAGATGCTGGGCGTCGCCATAGACAAGCTTGCGCAAGTGGTTCCCCAACTGGCAGGTGTTGAGTCTCAAGCCCAACAACAGTCCCTAACTGCACAGAGCCACTGGGGAGTATACTCCTATCTATCGAACAAGTTGAGGGTTTTCCAGTCTGACATACACGTTTTTATTCCTCCGCCACCGGAGCAAATCTCGACGTCATCAAAGTATGACTTTGTCTGCTCAACATTCTCGCTGTGTAGTGTTCGCGACCCCAAACAAGTGATTCGGGACCTAGCCAACATGGTGAAGCCGGATACTGGCAGAATtatcctcgtcgagcatgGCCGAGGGTGGTGGGGTTTCGTCAACGGTTTGCTAGACAGGTCGGCAGCTTCACACTTCAAGA AGTACGGGTGCTGGTGGAATCGAGATATCGCTCATATCATCGAAAGTGCAGCTGAGTCGCTGCCCGGGCTCGAAGTAGTCAAACTCGATCGCCCATACATTACTCAACTCGGAACTACCTTGTGGGTTGAATTGAGAGTGTCGCACACATCTTAA
- a CDS encoding Putative ribosomal protein uS5 domain 2-type superfamily: MASQQDLQDLLRIITSRKGVSMMAAMGQVKALQARDLLSIKQISDAPFDVVERALGDSKAARSLQAACKVHLKRPNTKRAGESLTADGDKRAKNRHDDSSAEAVCQSAEKLEDALALPIVTDEWEIAKALIYTNRAPFMLAFVVELLRCTMPLQPLSSRLSLAQAVVSANARTKAVGIGLANTSDNDASWGEGQPKVSIMGRSIAVLKRGDYQLAPEAVVAAPAAFDGTSSAVPRMATEPSDAAVHRRTIAVSKSPWSISRQITFKSSTFVARVASVDNVGQASALTRSLLSSEPLLQTATHNAWGFRMQEQKHWGGVGEVRERCEDDGETGCGQFILRLMREASVTNVVVVLSRWFGGEMLGPDRWRLMRNVITEALSQRLRLPHSEVGAERVALWALDLQRLAGSDNGRSADDGNRTVTGAPIFRPESARSYLLKSFASSHNENDATSSGGENCLERSASRVGGGKLSKSEAEAEMLRNLGRLLGAFRLLFESWSNLTPPELNRRAFSWYTAIRPEVEPGIAGWGAKGCLKLSVILHLRRSNSEGSGEE; this comes from the exons ATGGCTTCGCAGCAAGATCTACAAGATCTACTAAGGATCATTACCTCCCGAAAAGGAGTGTCAATGATGGCCGCTATGGGCCAAGTCAAAGCCCTGCAGGCCAGAGACCTTCTGAG CATAAAACAGATAAGCGATGCTCCTTTTGACGTAGTCGAGCGCGCCTTGGGAGATTCGAAGGCGGCCAGGTCCCTTCAGGCGGCTTGCAAAGTGCATTTGAAACGACCCAATACCAAACGAGCTGGTGAATCGCTaaccgccgacggcgacaaaCGTGCGAAGAACCGACACGACGACAGCAGTGCCGAGGCTGTATGTCAAAGTGCAGAGAAGCTGGAGGATGCCTTGGCTCTTCCCATCGTCACAGATGAATGGGAGATCGCCAAGGCGCTGATTTACACTAACCGGGCACCATTTATGTTGGCTTTTGTCGTCGAACTTCTTCGATGCACAATGCCTTTGCAGCCTTTGTCAAGTCGTCTCAGTTTGGCCCAGGCAGTCGTAAGCGCAAATGCCAGGACTAAGGCCGTCGGCATTGGGTTGGCTAACACTTCTGACAACGATGCCTCCTGGGGCGAAGGGCAACCAAAAGTCAGCATCATGGGTAGGTCGATAGCCGTCCTCAAGCGGGGTGACTACCAATTGGCACCCGAGGCAGTGGTGGCGGCTCCGGCAGCCTTCGATGGCACCTCGAGTGCTGTACCTCGAATGGCAACGGAACCGTCGGATGCGGCGGTGCATAGGCGTACCATCGCGGTTTCGAAATCGCCGTGGTCCATCAGTCGCCAAATCACTTTCAAGTCTTCGACTTTTGTTGCGCGAGTTGCGAGTGTTGATAACGTTGGGCAGGCGTCGGCTCTTACACGCTCACTGCTCTCGTCCGAGCCACTCCTACAGACGGCGACGCACAACGCCTGGGGTTTTCGAATGCAGGAGCAGAAACactgggggggggttggggaAGTGCGCGAAAGATGTGAAGATGACGGAGAAACAGGCTGCGGCCAATTCATCCTACGGTTGATGAGAGAGGCTAGCGTCACCAACGTCGTGGTCGTGCTGAGCAGGTGGTTTGGAGGCGAAATGTTAGGCCCGGATCGCTGGAGGCTTATGAGGAACGTCATCACGGAGGCGCTCTCTCAAAGACTACGGCTTCCCCATAGCGAGGTTGGTGCTGAGCGCGTAGCGCTCTGGGCACTTGACCTCCAAAGGCTGGCAGGAAGCGATAACGGAAGAAGTGCAGATGATGGAAATCGTACCGTCACTGGGGCTCCGATCTTTCGCCCGGAATCAGCCCGGTCATATTTGCTGAAGAGCTTTGCCTCCAGTCACAACGAGAATGATGCAACAAGTTCAGGCGGGGAGAATTGTTTGGAAAGAAGTGCATCGcgggttgggggggggaagctCAGCAAATCGGAAGCGGAGGCCGAGATGCTTCGAAACCTTGGCCGGCTTCTGGGGGCTTTCAGGTTACTATTCGAAAGCTGGAGCAACCTGACCCCTCCCGAGTTGAACCGGAGGGCATTCTCATGGTACACCGCAATTCGGCCAGAGGTAGAGCCGGGAATAGCAGGGTGGGGTGCAAAAGGCTGTCTGAAGCTAAGTGTCATACTCCATTTACGTCGGAGCAACTCTGAGGGAAGCGGGGAGGAGTGA